Proteins encoded in a region of the Pieris brassicae chromosome 3, ilPieBrab1.1, whole genome shotgun sequence genome:
- the LOC123707218 gene encoding peroxisome biogenesis factor 1 isoform X2, which yields MLGGVRLKVSLTHERTCFAYISPKYSANKEQSQCIQILYKEKQILLWAVFSSNVSEGYISCNPTHSKLLDLDEGAEVFVSPYGDVPVLDELYIDTESPDDQEILEHNADILQYRILDQLRLVVSHQKAVVWISTSLPIVFTPKQTGLLVNHSKILVKVDVFNKVQNQSKTLGVSPQNNKHAFNNIGLINQGILQPYLFVPNRLVLRALAIDSDGKKGKNIIHPYTVFIHEDLIGSTYKDFTVILATMQNIPSISNLSNRNEDENETTNTIDDLCVEIVPVDNVIFRSLSHEVYNKNIPSVLIPKSLNAIINIENGMKIIFTLIGDNAEQPEHIDVITYTDKTQTEIDIIEKFKKCVVDNTHSGKQFLINNNIVKQNNQITNGFLRFKLKPEQLKYTMLNSESFRHCSVSAKSLTDADLELPKHVPSKLEYDFKSYCRSMRSMQNIVEKVVANIYFEIHREACFKGVSEIKSNILITGASGSGKTSLCHLVQKDLTLWSHVLHCRPLKGRKDIPEVLSKAILICQEHSPSVLICDDFDALVSPNMEGDSPQDISFYQRLAICIKNMLQSCSGVCVIMTSLSMHSLHPVLREFGGKPLFTSHFDVPELDQDERVELFKHLLNSKVREAFVVENDDVIRMAMDTAGSNVRDVVDYLNKKIFKAIKKKKSPTDKPRLNETTKETPKELDIWTPVGGLEDVKRQLTEAIFWPIMYPVLFPSKRCGVMLYGPPGTGKSHLGSCLARAVNMRMLTVKGPELLSKYIGQSEKAVRDIFDKAELQRPCILFFDEFDSLAPK from the exons atgttaggCGGTGTAAGATTAAAAGTGTCATTAACCCACGAACGAACTTGTTTTGCATACATAAGTCCTAAATACAGTGCCAACAAAGAACAA tcgCAATGTATACAAATCTTGTATAaggaaaaacaaatattattatgggCAGTATTCAGCAGCAATGTTTCTGAGGGTTACATATCCTGCAATCCAACTCACAGTAAACTACTAGATTTAGATGAGGGTGCTGAAGTTTTTGTTTCTCCATATGGAGATGTTCCAGTATTGGATGAACTGTATATTGACACAGAAAGTCCTGATGACCAAGAAATATtg GAGCATAATGCTGATATCCTTCAGTATAGAATCCTTGATCAATTAAGGCTGGTTGTCTCTCATCAAAAAGCAGTAGTATGGATTTCAACATCACTGCCAATTGTTTTTACTCCAAAGCAAACTGGCCTTTTGGTCAATCACAGTAAAATTCTAGTAAAGGTAGATGttttcaataaagttcaaaatcAGAGCAAAACTTTAGGTGTTTCACctcaaaacaataaacatgCCTTTAACAATATTGGTCTTATTAATCAGGGTATACTTCAGCCTTATTTGTTTGTACCAAACAGACTGGTTTTACGAGCTCTTGCTATCGATAGTGATGGTAAAAAAGGCAAGAACATAATTCATCCatatacagtttttattcATGAGGACTTAATAGGTAGTACATACAAAGATTTTACAGTAATACTAGCAACAATGCAGAATATCCCATCTATAAGCAATTTATCAAATCGTAATGAAGATGAAAATGAAACCACAAATACAATTGATGACTTGTGTGTGGAAATAGTTCCAGTAGATAATGTGATATTCAGAAGCCTTTCTCATGaagtatataacaaaaatataccttCTGTTTTAATACCTAAGTCATTAAATGCAAtcattaatatagaaaatggTATGAAGATTATATTTACCTTAATTGGTGACAACGCAGAACAACCCGAACATATTGATGTCATTACATACACAGACAAAACTCAAACAGAAATTGATATTattgaaaagtttaaaaaatgtgttgttGATAACACACATTCAGGGAAACAGTTTTTGATAAACAACAACATAGTGAagcaaaataatcaaataacaaATGGATTTTTAAGATTCAAGCTAAAACCAGAGCAATTGAAATACACAATGTTGAATTCAGAATCATTCAGACATTGTTCCGTGTCTGCGAAAAGTTTAACAGATGCTGATTTAGAATTACCAAAACATGTGCCATCAAAATTAGAATATGATTTCAAAAGTTATTGTAGGTCTATGAGATCAATGCAAAATATTGTTGAAAAAGTTGttgcaaatatatattttgaaattcataGAGAGGCATGTTTTAAAGGagtatctgaaataaagagtaatattttaattactg GTGCTAGCGGTAGTGGAAAGACATCTCTCTGTCATTTAGTACAAAAGGACCTTACCCTTTGGTCCCATGTACTTCATTGTCGGCCTCTAAAGGGCCGGAAAGATATTCCAGAAGTATTGAGCAAGGCAATACTGATTTGCCAAGAGCATAGTCCATCTGTATTGATTTGTGATGACTTTGATGCGTTGGTATCGCCTAATATGGAAGGAGATTCGCCGCAAGATATTTCGTTTTATCAAAG acTAGCAATTTGTATTAAGAACATGCTGCAGTCGTGTTCAGGAGTTTGTGTAATAATGACGTCACTCAGTATGCATTCGTTGCACCCGGTATTGAGAGAGTTTGGCGGGAAACCTCTGTTCACCAGCCATTTTGACGTTCCTGAACTTGATCAA gaCGAGAGGGTGGAGCTGTTCAAGCACTTACTAAATAGTAAGGTACGCGAGGCGTTCGTTGTTGAAAACGATGACGTCATCAGGATGGCGATGGATACGGCCGGCTCCAACGTGCGAGATGTCGTGGACTACCTCAATAAGAAGATATTCAAGGCTATCAAGAAGAAAA AATCACCAACAGACAAACCACGTCTCAACGAAACAACAAAAGAAACACCCAAAGAACTAGATATATGGACTCCAGTGGGAGGCTTGGAGGACGTTAAGCGGCAGCTCACGGAAGCCATTTTCTGGCCAATCATGTATCCAGTGCTATTTCCCTCTAAACGATGCGGGGTCATGCTGTATGGCCCGCCTGGGACGGGCAAATCCCATTTGGGCTCTTGTTTGGCCCGGGCCGTTAATATGCGAATGCTCACTGTGAAGGGGCCGGAACTGCTTTCCAAATATATTGGGCAAAGCGAGAAGGCTGTGAGGGATATTTTTgacaa
- the LOC123707280 gene encoding G2/mitotic-specific cyclin-B3 isoform X1, whose translation MAPTRLASKSVNISQNMNGIMSHGITTRSKQLATLKSYKDSLKAPNKRKADSPLKDITAKRAAFGDLTNAFNKSSGNEKCMPLKKVTVEGKMLPAVKTIKLHTAVNSKTSKGRQLQKVAANAIESVQKHFVKDLPKPIATRAQNGILKNIVRKSLDKENQNQSQSSSAKSTRSDVSEASLYTTALENNSSPNEIKEEYKSISEKLDKVNLDDSDCRSLDEEVDVPHRVPAGVIDFDKENWNDPYQVSCYAMDIFNYLQSREPLFPIDDYLTRIKGITAWMRALLVDWMVEVQESFELNHETLYLAVKLVDLFLTRSTRKLPEREHLNKEELQLLGASALFIASKFDERIPPLVDDFLYICDGAYTLNQLIKMEIKIVKTIDFDLGIPLSYRFLRRYARCARVSMPTLTLARFILEQCLLEYSLVSLSDSKMAAAALYVALRMKNVSEWTPTLQHYTGYALSEILPIALLQNAVLHKKPKSAISTVRNKYSHSIFFEVAKLPLVDDALLTS comes from the exons ATGGCGCCAACAAGGTTGGCATCAAAGTCTGTAAATATTAGTCAGAATATGAACGGCATCATGAGCCATGGCATCACGACGAGGAGTAAGCAATTAGCTACTCTGAAATCTTACAAAGACAGCTTGAAGGCGCCAAACAAGAGAAAAGCTGATAGCCCTTTAAAAGATATTACTGCTAAAAGAGCTGCTTTTGGAGACTTAACTAACGCATTCAACAAATCCTCGGGTAACGAAAAATGTATGCCACTTAAAAAAGTGACAGTGGAAGGGAAAATGCTTCCAGCTGTTAAG ACTATCAAACTACACACAGCAGTCAATAGCAAGACATCAAAAGGCAGACAGTTGCAAAAAGTAGCCGCAAATGCCATAGAGAGTGTGCAAAAGCACTTTGTTAAGGATCTACCCAAACCAATTGCCACTCGGGCACAAAATGGCattcttaagaatattgttCGTAAGTCATTGGACAAGGAAAATCAGAATCAAAGTCAGAGCTCTTCAGCGAAATCTACTAGAAGTGATGTTTCTGAGGCTTCACTTTATACCACGGCTTTGGAGAATAA CAGTAGCCCAAACGAAATAAAGGAGGAATACAAGTCAATCAGCGAGAAACTAGACAAAGTAAATTTGGATGACTCGGACTGCAGGTCTCTGGATGAGGAGGTGGACGTCCCACACCGAGTGCCTGCTGGTGTCATTGACTTTGACAAGGAAAACTGGAATGACCCCTACCAAGTATCTTGCTATGCTATGGATATCTTCAACTACTTGCAAAGCAGAGAA CCTCTCTTCCCCATCGATGACTATCTTACGCGGATAAAGGGAATCACAGCGTGGATGCGAGCCCTACTTGTTGACTGGATGGTGGAAGTTCAGGAGAGCTTTGAACTGAACCATGAGACATTATACCTCGCCGTTAAACTTGTTGACTTATTCTTGACTCGCTCGACTCGGAAATTGCCAGAAAGGGAACATTTGAACAAGGAAGAGCTACAGCTGTTGGGTGCATCTGCCCTGTTTATCGCTTCTAAGTTTGAC gAACGGATCCCGCCACTTGTGGACGACTTTCTATACATCTGTGACGGTGCCTACACGCTGAATCAATTAATCAAGATGGAGATTAAAATTGTGAAGACGATCGACTTTGACCTCGGCATTCCTCTCTCCTACAGGTTCCTGAGAAGATATGCTCGG TGCGCCCGAGTCTCAATGCCGACCCTCACCCTGGCACGGTTCATCTTGGAGCAGTGCCTATTGGAATACAGCTTGGTGTCTCTATCAGATAGCAAGATGGCGGCAGCTGCGCTCTATGTGGCGCTACGGATGAAGAACGTCTCCGAGTGGACACCCACGCTGCAGCATTACACCG GCTACGCCCTCTCGGAGATTCTTCCGATCGCTCTCCTCCAAAACGCAGTCCTGCACAAGAAGCCAAAGTCCGCGATCAGCACAGTCCGGAACAAGTACTCGCATTCGATATTCTTCGAAGTGGCCAAGTTGCCCTTGGTGGACGACGCACTCTTGACCAGCTGA
- the LOC123707280 gene encoding G2/mitotic-specific cyclin-B3 isoform X2 has product MAPTRLASKSVNISQNMNGIMSHGITTRSKQLATLKSYKDSLKAPNKRKADSPLKDITAKRAAFGDLTNAFNKSSGNEKCMPLKKVTVEGKMLPAVKTIKLHTAVNSKTSKGRQLQKVAANAIESVQKHFVKDLPKPIATRAQNGILKNIVRKSLDKENQNQSQSSSAKSTRSDVSEASLYTTALENNSPNEIKEEYKSISEKLDKVNLDDSDCRSLDEEVDVPHRVPAGVIDFDKENWNDPYQVSCYAMDIFNYLQSREPLFPIDDYLTRIKGITAWMRALLVDWMVEVQESFELNHETLYLAVKLVDLFLTRSTRKLPEREHLNKEELQLLGASALFIASKFDERIPPLVDDFLYICDGAYTLNQLIKMEIKIVKTIDFDLGIPLSYRFLRRYARCARVSMPTLTLARFILEQCLLEYSLVSLSDSKMAAAALYVALRMKNVSEWTPTLQHYTGYALSEILPIALLQNAVLHKKPKSAISTVRNKYSHSIFFEVAKLPLVDDALLTS; this is encoded by the exons ATGGCGCCAACAAGGTTGGCATCAAAGTCTGTAAATATTAGTCAGAATATGAACGGCATCATGAGCCATGGCATCACGACGAGGAGTAAGCAATTAGCTACTCTGAAATCTTACAAAGACAGCTTGAAGGCGCCAAACAAGAGAAAAGCTGATAGCCCTTTAAAAGATATTACTGCTAAAAGAGCTGCTTTTGGAGACTTAACTAACGCATTCAACAAATCCTCGGGTAACGAAAAATGTATGCCACTTAAAAAAGTGACAGTGGAAGGGAAAATGCTTCCAGCTGTTAAG ACTATCAAACTACACACAGCAGTCAATAGCAAGACATCAAAAGGCAGACAGTTGCAAAAAGTAGCCGCAAATGCCATAGAGAGTGTGCAAAAGCACTTTGTTAAGGATCTACCCAAACCAATTGCCACTCGGGCACAAAATGGCattcttaagaatattgttCGTAAGTCATTGGACAAGGAAAATCAGAATCAAAGTCAGAGCTCTTCAGCGAAATCTACTAGAAGTGATGTTTCTGAGGCTTCACTTTATACCACGGCTTTGGAGAATAA TAGCCCAAACGAAATAAAGGAGGAATACAAGTCAATCAGCGAGAAACTAGACAAAGTAAATTTGGATGACTCGGACTGCAGGTCTCTGGATGAGGAGGTGGACGTCCCACACCGAGTGCCTGCTGGTGTCATTGACTTTGACAAGGAAAACTGGAATGACCCCTACCAAGTATCTTGCTATGCTATGGATATCTTCAACTACTTGCAAAGCAGAGAA CCTCTCTTCCCCATCGATGACTATCTTACGCGGATAAAGGGAATCACAGCGTGGATGCGAGCCCTACTTGTTGACTGGATGGTGGAAGTTCAGGAGAGCTTTGAACTGAACCATGAGACATTATACCTCGCCGTTAAACTTGTTGACTTATTCTTGACTCGCTCGACTCGGAAATTGCCAGAAAGGGAACATTTGAACAAGGAAGAGCTACAGCTGTTGGGTGCATCTGCCCTGTTTATCGCTTCTAAGTTTGAC gAACGGATCCCGCCACTTGTGGACGACTTTCTATACATCTGTGACGGTGCCTACACGCTGAATCAATTAATCAAGATGGAGATTAAAATTGTGAAGACGATCGACTTTGACCTCGGCATTCCTCTCTCCTACAGGTTCCTGAGAAGATATGCTCGG TGCGCCCGAGTCTCAATGCCGACCCTCACCCTGGCACGGTTCATCTTGGAGCAGTGCCTATTGGAATACAGCTTGGTGTCTCTATCAGATAGCAAGATGGCGGCAGCTGCGCTCTATGTGGCGCTACGGATGAAGAACGTCTCCGAGTGGACACCCACGCTGCAGCATTACACCG GCTACGCCCTCTCGGAGATTCTTCCGATCGCTCTCCTCCAAAACGCAGTCCTGCACAAGAAGCCAAAGTCCGCGATCAGCACAGTCCGGAACAAGTACTCGCATTCGATATTCTTCGAAGTGGCCAAGTTGCCCTTGGTGGACGACGCACTCTTGACCAGCTGA
- the LOC123707280 gene encoding G2/mitotic-specific cyclin-B3 isoform X3 yields the protein MAPTRLASKSVNISQNMNGIMSHGITTRSKQLATLKSYKDSLKAPNKRKADSPLKDITAKRAAFGDLTNAFNKSSGNEKCMPLKKVTVEGKMLPAVKTIKLHTAVNSKTSKGRQLQKVAANAIESVQKHFVKDLPKPIATRAQNGILKNIVRKSLDKENQNQSQSSSAKSTRSDVSEASLYTTALENKSLDEEVDVPHRVPAGVIDFDKENWNDPYQVSCYAMDIFNYLQSREPLFPIDDYLTRIKGITAWMRALLVDWMVEVQESFELNHETLYLAVKLVDLFLTRSTRKLPEREHLNKEELQLLGASALFIASKFDERIPPLVDDFLYICDGAYTLNQLIKMEIKIVKTIDFDLGIPLSYRFLRRYARCARVSMPTLTLARFILEQCLLEYSLVSLSDSKMAAAALYVALRMKNVSEWTPTLQHYTGYALSEILPIALLQNAVLHKKPKSAISTVRNKYSHSIFFEVAKLPLVDDALLTS from the exons ATGGCGCCAACAAGGTTGGCATCAAAGTCTGTAAATATTAGTCAGAATATGAACGGCATCATGAGCCATGGCATCACGACGAGGAGTAAGCAATTAGCTACTCTGAAATCTTACAAAGACAGCTTGAAGGCGCCAAACAAGAGAAAAGCTGATAGCCCTTTAAAAGATATTACTGCTAAAAGAGCTGCTTTTGGAGACTTAACTAACGCATTCAACAAATCCTCGGGTAACGAAAAATGTATGCCACTTAAAAAAGTGACAGTGGAAGGGAAAATGCTTCCAGCTGTTAAG ACTATCAAACTACACACAGCAGTCAATAGCAAGACATCAAAAGGCAGACAGTTGCAAAAAGTAGCCGCAAATGCCATAGAGAGTGTGCAAAAGCACTTTGTTAAGGATCTACCCAAACCAATTGCCACTCGGGCACAAAATGGCattcttaagaatattgttCGTAAGTCATTGGACAAGGAAAATCAGAATCAAAGTCAGAGCTCTTCAGCGAAATCTACTAGAAGTGATGTTTCTGAGGCTTCACTTTATACCACGGCTTTGGAGAATAA GTCTCTGGATGAGGAGGTGGACGTCCCACACCGAGTGCCTGCTGGTGTCATTGACTTTGACAAGGAAAACTGGAATGACCCCTACCAAGTATCTTGCTATGCTATGGATATCTTCAACTACTTGCAAAGCAGAGAA CCTCTCTTCCCCATCGATGACTATCTTACGCGGATAAAGGGAATCACAGCGTGGATGCGAGCCCTACTTGTTGACTGGATGGTGGAAGTTCAGGAGAGCTTTGAACTGAACCATGAGACATTATACCTCGCCGTTAAACTTGTTGACTTATTCTTGACTCGCTCGACTCGGAAATTGCCAGAAAGGGAACATTTGAACAAGGAAGAGCTACAGCTGTTGGGTGCATCTGCCCTGTTTATCGCTTCTAAGTTTGAC gAACGGATCCCGCCACTTGTGGACGACTTTCTATACATCTGTGACGGTGCCTACACGCTGAATCAATTAATCAAGATGGAGATTAAAATTGTGAAGACGATCGACTTTGACCTCGGCATTCCTCTCTCCTACAGGTTCCTGAGAAGATATGCTCGG TGCGCCCGAGTCTCAATGCCGACCCTCACCCTGGCACGGTTCATCTTGGAGCAGTGCCTATTGGAATACAGCTTGGTGTCTCTATCAGATAGCAAGATGGCGGCAGCTGCGCTCTATGTGGCGCTACGGATGAAGAACGTCTCCGAGTGGACACCCACGCTGCAGCATTACACCG GCTACGCCCTCTCGGAGATTCTTCCGATCGCTCTCCTCCAAAACGCAGTCCTGCACAAGAAGCCAAAGTCCGCGATCAGCACAGTCCGGAACAAGTACTCGCATTCGATATTCTTCGAAGTGGCCAAGTTGCCCTTGGTGGACGACGCACTCTTGACCAGCTGA
- the LOC123707556 gene encoding uncharacterized protein LOC123707556 isoform X1, translated as MDVDTPNILKRCSSAPLINEAASTTATSPTTSTAPRSTSFFGMFSNNSLPRTRSNSISCSPLSAAINIPIFQGSCARRLTPRVNQLRAEECADVSNQREVAHEREVHSAMQMGQSYEDLTLVGGPANSPTRVPRFSTVVSPSPPRKYTTRRSLSPNPIRASSFSPIRPNALIGKRRCDDGEQSLSKRMCTDRLTPSTPGTPDSDSSECTFRPVSPRGQPMSESEHTNHKASPS; from the exons ATGGATGTGGATACTCCTAACATATTGAAGAGGTGTAGTAGTGCACCTTTGATCAATGAGGCTGCATCAACGACAGCAACTTCACCTACGACCAGTACTGCACCCAG GAGTACATCATTTTTCGGAATGTTCTCCAATAACAGCCTCCCTCGGACGCGTAGCAACAGCATCAGTTGCAGCCCACTTTCAGCGGCGATTAATATACCA ATATTTCAGGGATCGTGTGCGCGGCGTTTAACACCCAGAGTGAATCAACTGCGTGCTGAAGAATGTGCTGATGTCAGCAATCAGCGTGAAGTTGCGCACGAGCGTGAAGTGCACAGTGCAATGCAAATGGGACAATCATATGAAGACCTTACTCTTGTCGGTGGACCGGCTAATTCACCTACACGGGTGCCTag GTTTTCCACAGTGGTATCCCCATCGCCGCCACGGAAATACACGACTCGCCGCAGTTTATCCCCGAACCCCATCAGAGCGTCGAGTTTCAGCCCCATCCGGCCCAATGCACTCATTGGCAAACGGCGCTGCGACGACGGAGAGCAGTCGCTGTCGAAACGAATGTGTACCGACCGGTTAACGCCATCTACTCCCG GAACACCAGATTCAGACTCCTCCGAGTGCACCTTCCGACCGGTCTCTCCCCGGGGCCAGCCCATGAGTGAATCGGAGCACACAAATCATAAAGCGAGCCCTAGCTAA
- the LOC123707556 gene encoding uncharacterized protein LOC123707556 isoform X2, with protein MDVDTPNILKRCSSAPLINEAASTTATSPTTSTAPRSTSFFGMFSNNSLPRTRSNSISCSPLSAAINIPGSCARRLTPRVNQLRAEECADVSNQREVAHEREVHSAMQMGQSYEDLTLVGGPANSPTRVPRFSTVVSPSPPRKYTTRRSLSPNPIRASSFSPIRPNALIGKRRCDDGEQSLSKRMCTDRLTPSTPGTPDSDSSECTFRPVSPRGQPMSESEHTNHKASPS; from the exons ATGGATGTGGATACTCCTAACATATTGAAGAGGTGTAGTAGTGCACCTTTGATCAATGAGGCTGCATCAACGACAGCAACTTCACCTACGACCAGTACTGCACCCAG GAGTACATCATTTTTCGGAATGTTCTCCAATAACAGCCTCCCTCGGACGCGTAGCAACAGCATCAGTTGCAGCCCACTTTCAGCGGCGATTAATATACCA GGATCGTGTGCGCGGCGTTTAACACCCAGAGTGAATCAACTGCGTGCTGAAGAATGTGCTGATGTCAGCAATCAGCGTGAAGTTGCGCACGAGCGTGAAGTGCACAGTGCAATGCAAATGGGACAATCATATGAAGACCTTACTCTTGTCGGTGGACCGGCTAATTCACCTACACGGGTGCCTag GTTTTCCACAGTGGTATCCCCATCGCCGCCACGGAAATACACGACTCGCCGCAGTTTATCCCCGAACCCCATCAGAGCGTCGAGTTTCAGCCCCATCCGGCCCAATGCACTCATTGGCAAACGGCGCTGCGACGACGGAGAGCAGTCGCTGTCGAAACGAATGTGTACCGACCGGTTAACGCCATCTACTCCCG GAACACCAGATTCAGACTCCTCCGAGTGCACCTTCCGACCGGTCTCTCCCCGGGGCCAGCCCATGAGTGAATCGGAGCACACAAATCATAAAGCGAGCCCTAGCTAA